One Pempheris klunzingeri isolate RE-2024b chromosome 22, fPemKlu1.hap1, whole genome shotgun sequence DNA segment encodes these proteins:
- the LOC139222153 gene encoding uncharacterized protein, which yields MGNLLSSTGFFSTGAAVSEVREGRFISRRISRGITYYYTPFPAAEDQTLCPAKDSQTSTAPGSISSPSPPSAEPSSSPLLSDSSSHTPSQNKSDSVSTSCPLLLFFAFLGAKPGAVAKYRDLYLDRGMDVLVVQSNAVHFLWPRWGLDYGLEVLKLLEEPQFSGRAVLVHASSIGGYTFTQILAHVVQGPKKHSGLAQRVIGHIYDSLVVGTLEHMAIGLGKTLLPRLEGFVKNAAMLYFWLFKSHTADIYNDSIQVFHHNPITAPALFFFSENDALCDPVDMEKCIDLWRKRGVTVESRKWRESIHAAHMRCHPEDYLSTLEKYLNSLPLSSLEAKVETDVSID from the exons ATGGGAAACCTGCTCTCCTCTACCGG tttcttcagCACTGGTGCAGCTGTGTCTGAAGTGAGGGAAGGGAGGTTCATATCCAGGAGGATCAGCCGTGGCATAACTTATTATTATACTCCGTTTCCAGCGGCAGAGGACCAGACATTATGTCCTGCCAAAGACTCTCAAACATCTACAGCCCCCGGCTCCATCTCCTCCCCGTCACCCCCCTCTGCAgagccctcctcctctcctttgctctcagattcatcttcacacacaccctcccagAACAAGTCAGATTCtgtgtccacttcctgtcctctccttcttttcttcGCCTTCCTTGGTGCAAAGCCTGGGGCGGTGGCCAAGTACAGGGACCTTTACCTGGACCGTGGCATGGACGTCCTCGTGGTCCAGAGCAACGCAGTGCACTTCCTGTGGCCTCGATGGGGGCTCGACTATGGGTTGGAGGTTTTGAAGCTTCTGGAGGAGCCTCAGTTCTCAGGGAGGGCAGTGCTGGTTCACGCCTCCTCCATCGGCGGCTACACTTTTACCCAGATACTCGCCCACGTCGTTCAGGGACCAAAAAAACACTCAGGCCTCGCTCAGAGGGTGATAGGACACATCTATGACAGCCTGGTGGTTGGCACTCTGGAGCACATGGCGATAG GCCTTGGCAAGACTCTGCTGCCACGCTTAGAGGGCTTTGTGAAAAACGCCGCCATGCTTTACTTTTGGCTCTTCAAGTCCCACACAGCAGACATCTACAACGACAGCATCCAGGTTTTCCACCACAACCCAATCACCGCGCCggccctcttcttcttcagtgaaAATGACGCCCTGTGCGACCCAGTCGACATGGAAAAGTGCATTGACCTCTGGAGGAAGAGGGGCGTGACTGtggagagcaggaagtggaggGAGTCCATACATGCAGCCCACATGCGATGCCACCCAGAGGACTACCTGTCCACCCTGGAAAAATATTTGAACTCACTGCCCCTTTCCTCCCTCGAAGCCAAAGTGGAAACTGATGTCAGCATTGACtga
- the lepb gene encoding leptin b: MRILLALLYVSLVGAPGGSSLPANDSFRNTIQSILNIGQITLFHIKKLRTKLPAAPQMEFSTPSIDGLTSISRDLQILDNELQNPVTDLLSQIQADVSSMEGRVRLFALTMGCPVQARPRGHPWASLFPDSHFYLILEKVQRYLDTIFLNKDKLKVC, encoded by the exons ATGCGCATCCTTCTGGCACTGCTTTATGTCTCCCTTGTGGGGGCTCCTGGGGGCTCAAGTCTTCCCGCAAATGACTCCTTCAGAAATACCATCCAAAGTATACTAAACATAGGTCAGATAACACTGTTCCACATCAAGAAACTAAGGACAAAG TTGCCAGCGGCTCCGCAGATGGAATTCAGCACCCCCTCTATTGACGGACTCACTAGTATCAGCCGTGACCTTCAAATTTTGGATAATGAACTGCAAAACCCTGTGACAGACCTCCTGAGCCAGATCCAGGCGGATGTCTCCAGCATGGAGGGAAGGGTGCGCTTGTTTGCCCTGACAATGGGCTGTCCGGTCCAGGCCAGACCCAGAGGACACCCCTGGGCCAGTTTGTTCCCCGACAGTCACTTTTACCTGATTCTGGAAAAGGTGCAGCGTTACCTGGACACGATTTTTCTCAACAAGGACAAACTCAAAGTCTGCTGA